One genomic window of Sulfurovum lithotrophicum includes the following:
- a CDS encoding nitrate reductase cytochrome c-type subunit produces the protein MTKVIKVMALGSLLAASALYGASTAACAGCHGQHFEKKAMGKSKIVKDMSEADILVALKGYKNGTYGGAMKGLMKGQVASLSDADMKAIAASIKGGAGVPTDKATEHAAAAAVAEAKVIDINKDVCDPKRIDKEDLGNKKVVDETVLGLRKTSLFDEKVAPVKGKDDRPAPGTAPKFERAYVNAPPMIPHSVEGLLPITKDNNQCLGCHMPDVAKGVGATPIPPSHFTNYRPTTVYKNGELVKEGKKVGIQKGDMGNVGDIKLAKVKKLNHLYQGRFNCSQCHAPQANVKTAVANTFKPDGLTDEFKTKSNLVNMMDDGVK, from the coding sequence ATGACAAAAGTAATCAAGGTAATGGCATTGGGTTCACTGCTTGCTGCTTCAGCACTGTATGGTGCAAGTACGGCAGCATGTGCAGGATGTCACGGACAGCATTTTGAGAAAAAAGCAATGGGTAAGTCCAAGATCGTAAAAGATATGAGTGAAGCAGATATTCTTGTCGCGCTCAAGGGCTATAAGAACGGTACCTACGGCGGAGCGATGAAAGGTCTTATGAAAGGCCAGGTCGCTTCACTCTCGGATGCTGACATGAAAGCGATCGCTGCTTCCATCAAGGGTGGTGCAGGTGTGCCAACAGACAAAGCGACGGAACATGCAGCAGCTGCAGCTGTGGCAGAGGCTAAGGTGATCGATATCAACAAAGATGTATGTGATCCCAAGAGAATTGACAAAGAAGATCTCGGAAACAAAAAAGTAGTTGATGAGACAGTATTGGGTCTGAGAAAAACATCACTTTTCGATGAAAAGGTTGCACCGGTAAAAGGAAAAGATGACAGACCTGCTCCTGGAACTGCTCCAAAGTTTGAAAGAGCGTATGTCAATGCACCACCAATGATCCCTCACTCAGTGGAAGGATTGCTGCCGATCACCAAAGACAACAACCAATGTCTTGGATGTCATATGCCTGATGTGGCAAAAGGCGTAGGTGCTACACCTATTCCGCCATCTCACTTTACCAACTACAGACCGACAACAGTCTATAAAAACGGTGAATTGGTCAAAGAAGGTAAAAAAGTCGGTATCCAAAAGGGTGACATGGGTAACGTAGGCGATATCAAGCTTGCCAAAGTTAAAAAACTCAATCACCTCTATCAGGGTAGATTCAACTGTTCTCAGTGTCATGCACCGCAGGCAAACGTGAAAACAGCTGTAGCCAATACATTTAAACCGGATGGATTGACAGATGAGTTTAAAACCAAGTCAAATCTTGTCAATATGATGGATGATGGTGTCAAATAG